The window GCGGATGCAAATTGACTTGTTTGCGCGGGAGTTGGCATCCGAACTGCGGCAGGCGAAACAGCTGGCCATGACGCAGCGCGACCGTGTGTATCTCACGGTCGATCGTGGGCAGCGTGCCATCCTGGCGCAAGTCGGGACCGCTCGTGTGCCGCATCATATCTTTTCCTATGCGGAGCGGGCGATGGAGCTGGATGAGCCGAGCGCGGGGCCTGAACTGGTGTTCCATCCCAGCGGGCGATCGGCGACGGCCACGACCATTCGATTTCACAATGCTCAGGGAGAGAACGGAGCGCTTACCGTGAGTCTCACCGGCAGGGTATCGATCCAATGATGCGGCGGATGGGTGAGGGAGGCGTGAGTCTGATCGAAGCGATGGTGGCCATGGTGATCGCTGGGATTGTGCTGATGGGGGCGATGAGCGCGCTGCAAATCTCTGTCCGGCAGGCACAGCAAGGGGTGATGAAAACACGGGCGTTGGCGCTGGCCCAGGGCAGGCTCGAAGCAAAACGGTCGGTACGTTGGGAGGCGTTGTTACAGGACGATATGAACCATGACGGCATTGTCGATGTCGTCATGAACGATGCGGGCGAGTCGAAGGATGCTGCGCCCGGCGATGGGACCTATACGGGGACATGGGCGCAGGATGGGGTGAGCCTGGAATGGACCGTGGCCATGGACCGCCCCGGTCAGTTGAGCGCCGCGGGGTTTGTCGTCATCCGGGCGACCGCAAAGTACGAGGCACTTGGAGAGTACAAGACTGTCCATGTCGCGACGGTCAGAGCGAATCCGGCATTTGTGGGGGATTGATGAAACGGAGTCGTGGCAATGCCCAACGCAGGAATCCGTTGCTCAACCAGCGCGGACTCTGTTTGTCCGAGTTACTCATGGCCACGGCGGTGGGCACGGTGGTGTTGGCCGGCAGTCTGGAAACGCTGAACCTCGTGCATGCGCGGGCAACGGAGCAGCAGCGCGCCATGGCTGGGCAGCAGGACCTGCGGTTGGGGCTGGAAGTCTGGGAGCAAGAAGTCCGCATGGCCTCGGCGGCGACCATTACGACGGCCGTGGCCGACCGGTTGGAATTCTCGGCGAACATTCATGCCCTGGAGACGACGACGACCGCCACGGTCGCGGCAGGACAAACCGTGGTGCCGGTCCAGGATGGCGGGGGATGGGGGCAGGGGAAAACCGTGCGGATCTGTTCGGCCAGCGGGTGCGAGTCTCACCGGCTGGCGCGGACCGGTCAGCGACTCCAGCTCACGCTGAGCGAGCCGGTGCGCGGGCTGTTTCCCGCCGGCGCCTCGGTGGAGGTGATGAATCGGGTGGCCTATTACACCCGCATCGATACGGCGGGGCGGCTGCAGCTGATGCGGATGATCGACGGTGGAGCCGGGACATTGATCGGTGATCTGCAAGCGGTGCAGTGGACCTATTGGGATGACCGTGGACGAGTGGCGGTCGAGACGAGCGGAATCGCGCGGGTGGTGGTGACGATCGAGTCGAGGAATGTCTTGCCACAAGTCGTTCGTGAAGTGAGCGTGCGATCGTGATCAAGATGAGGAGTTGAGGATGAGGACTCACACGTCGTGGCTTGGGCAGGAGCGGGGCATGGCGCTCTTTGGGGTGATGATTCTGGCCTTGTTGCTGGGGCTCCTGAGTGCGGTGTTGCTCCAACTGGCCGGGCAGGAACAGTTGAGCGCCAGCGGCGCGAAGGACACCGCGGTGGCGCAGCATGTGGCCGATGCGGCGGCGGACATGGTGATGGCCTGGTTTCATGCCCCGCAGGATCGGCCGCCTCAGGTGAGCGCCGTGTTGAGCAAGCGTCAACAGACCTCGACGGGGAGTCCGTCGTTCTTCGATCTTGCCGGGCGGTCTCAATTTATCGGGACCGTGGATCGTCCGGATCTTGTGCTCGATGCGGCGCAAAGCGCGGATGACCGGCTCCTCAACGATCCCGTGTCCGGCCTCTTCCGGTCGCTCCAGGATGTGGGTACGGTGCGCAGTCTGAAAGTCTATGCCCCCACGACGCCGGGGCTGTTGAGCACGGTGGACATTGCCGTCGCCCCGGCGCGCTGGCCCTCGACGCAATATGCGCTGTCGATGCAGTTGGCGGCGATCGATCTTCCGGCGTTGCGAGCGGGCGTGCAGGTCGGCGGCAATCTGGGATGGCCTCAGAACGGACAGGAATCGGGGGCGCTGGTGCATTGGAGCCGCCTGTCTGTCGGGGGCAATCTGGTGGTGCAGAGGCTGGAGGACATTCCAGTGCTGACCGCGCTGGCGTCCGTGTCGGGGCAGGGCTATCGCGAGGTGTCGGTTCGCGAAGACCGGTGGTGTGAGATCTGGACCGGAGGCACCGTGCAGGTCATGCAGCCGCCTGTCGGGGAGAGTCAGTTCCCGCCGCTGCCGATGAATGTGCATGGAAAACAGAATCCCACGCCTGGCGTGCGCCTGGATCGTTGGGGCTATGAGCAACTGAAACAGATCGCCTTGCGGTACGGCACCTACCTGGCGATCGATCGGAACGGCCTGCTCTATCCGGGTGGGGTGGTCGAGGCAGGGCAGGGGGTCCCACCCGATGAGTTTTTTCGCTCCGGCTCCGCAGGCGATGCGCGGGGCTTGATCTTCATCGATACGCTGGACCGCACGGCTCCCCGGTCGGATAACCTTGGGGTCTTTAGATTGAGCGCGGCGTATACCGAGGCCACACTGGTGGTGCAAGGGCATGTGGTGCTCAGCCCATCCTCCAGCGGGCAGTCATTGTCTGTTCTGAGCCCCCCGCAACCTGGTCAGACGGACCGCTCTAGCCGGGTGCCTGTGCAGCTGTCGGGGATTCACTTCAACGGCGCGTTGTATGCCGCAGGGGATATTACCCTCGAACAGCCCACGCGGGTCTTCGGCGCAGTGGTGGCGGAAGGAACGATTGTGGCGTCCACTCCTGGTGTGACGCTGGAGGTCTGGTACAACCACGAGATGAGCCAGGGTTTGTTGCGTGGACTGCCCGTGGTCTTGCGTGCTCCGGGAACATGGAAAGTCCGGTATTCATGATGGTGAATCGGGAGAGGACACAAATATGACGACACAGATGTCCAAGGCGTCGGTCAATCATGGGGTGGTTGTTGAACAGATGGTAAGCCTTGTGTGCCGGGCCACACCAGTTCGTTCGACGGTGGAGCGGCAGGTGCTTCATCTGCTCGTTCAGCGTGACGTGGTGACGCTGGTGGAGATGGAGGACGTGCTTGAAAGCCTGCGGTTAGGCGAGGGAGACCTCGAAGCGGTGCTGCTCGACCAGTACCGAGTGCCCAAGGCCGAATTGGGGGCGGCGCTTGGCGAGGTGTATCAGTGTCCCTATATTCCCTATGAGGAACGGACGGTGGTTGATCCAGGACTTTTAAAAAACTTAAGCGTCGATTATCTGCGAAAGAATGCTTGGGTGCCTCTCCAGCGGGAGGGATCGGTCGTGACGATTCTGATCGGCCATCCGTCCGATGCGGCCAAGCGCGATGATGTCCGACGGGCTTTTCCTGGGGCGACGATACGGTATGCGGTCGGGTTGCGCCGCGACATCGAGCAGTATTTGCTGGCTGCTACCGGTCAGGCTGCTCGGGCCACGCTGACGGACATTCTTGGCGAACTCGTGCGCGAAGCCGGGAACGATCCGGGCGGTGAGGGGGTGGACTGCGGCATTACGGAGCACGATTCCGCCATCGTCCGGCTGGCGAACCACATCATCGCCGAAGCTCATCGGCTGCAAGCGTCCGATGTGCACATTGAGCCCTATGCCAATCGGAAGGACACGGCGGTGCGATTCCGCGTCGACGGGACCTGTTTTACCTTTATGCGGATTCCGGCGGCCTGCCGCCGGGCGATCGTATCACGCCTCAAGATCATGGCCCATCTCGATATCGCGGAGCGCCGCAAACCGCAAGACGGGAAAATCCGATACCGGCTGGCGAAAGATCAAGAGATTGAGCTGCGTGTGGCCACCTTGCCGACAGCGGGCGGGAATGAGGATGTGGTGATGCGGCTGTTAACGACGAAGGACACGATGGCGCTGGAGGCGATGGAATGTGCGCCGGAGGTGCTGCGGCACATCACGGATCTCGCCGAGCGCCCCTATGGGATGTTCCTCTGTGTCGGTCCGACGGGAGCGGGGAAAACGACGACGTTGCATGCCGTGCTCAAGCACATTAATACCGATGAGCGAAAAATCTGGACGGCGGAGGACCCCATCGAAATCACGCAGGATGGGTTGCGGCAGGTGCAGATCCATCCGAAGATCGGATTCACCTTTGCGGCGGCCATGCGGTCCTTTCTCCGGGCCGATCCGGACGTCATCATGATCGGCGAAATGCGGGATCGGGAAACGGCCGACATTGCGATCGAAGCCTCGCTCACCGGCCATCTGGTGCTCAGTACATTGCACACCAATAGTGCTGCCGAAACCGTGACGCGTTTGTTGGAGATGGGGTGCGACGCCTTCAATTTTGCCGATGCCATGTTAGGGGTGTTGGCGCAGCGCCTCTGCAAGCGCCTGTGTTCGTCTTGCAAAGAGGCCTATCAGCCAACCCAGCAGGAGTACGATGAACTGGTCATGGCCTATGGCGCACATGAGTGGGAACGGTTGGGCTTGAAGAATTCATCGAACATGATGCTCTGGCGAGGGCGCGGGTGCACGGCCTGCAATCAGAGCGGATTCAAAGGCCGAGTCGCACTCCATGAGCTACTGGTGGGATCGGACGAGATCAAGCGCCTGATCCAAGCCAAAGCCAGAACCCTGGAGATCGCCAGCCAGGCCATGCGGGAGGGGATGGTCACGTTGCGGCAGCATGGTATCCAAAAAGTCCTGCAGGGTGTCACGACCTATCGGCAAGTCCGGTCCGTGGCCATGAAATAGGGGGGTGTCGCTGATTCCCAATGTCCCGCCCTCTTCCAGATGGGGCTAAGTAGGAGCTTTATCTGGTCAGATTTACCTCCATCTTCCCACTCCGTTTTTCCTCGTTAAGTTCAGTTCTTGTAGTTGAGACCCCTCCGGGAATACCAGCCGATAAGCCACGATCGGGGCAGGTGCAAATACGCGTGAGGAATGGCGGCGCTCCAGCGGCAGCCGAAGTGACGGAAATTGTCGCGCGGTAGTACGGAGAATGTTCGAATCCCTCTAGACTTAAAAAATGGCTGGCCTAAGAAAACAAAGAGTTAGACGTTCTTGCGGGGTAAAGCATAGCGGCATGCCCTTTGCGACTGAGACAAGCGGCGCGATGGGTGTGTCAAGCGAGTCAGAGGGGTGCGTGGAGATGTTCAATTGTCATCTGGTTAGGCGGCTGCAGACGGAGCGTGGGTTTACGCTCATTGAGGTCATGATCGTCGTGGCCATCATTGGGATCGCCGCCGCGCTGGCCGGGCCTAGTTATACCGAATGGATAGCTCGTTCTCAACTCCGCGAGGCGATCAGTGAGGTGCAGCATCAGTTGGCGCTAGCGCGGATTACAGCCATGAGTCGCAATACCTCTGTGACCGTCACACTGACTCTGGCGAATGGGTCGTTGGGGATATCGACAACCAATGCTGCCACAGGGGCCGTTGTATCTGCCACCCAGACGATGAGTACTCCACAAGTTGTGACGTTGAATGTTGGCCCATCGCCAGGGTGGACGTCGATGGCAACGACGGCGGTCTCATTCAATTCCATGGGGATGCGAGTTGGAGGGCCTGGAGCGGCGGCGAATCAAGAGCTGGCGCTCGTCAATACGAGAGGGGTGCAGTATGCACTCAAGGTGACACCTCGAGGCATCGCGAATTGGTGCCCAGATGCGGTGTGTCTATGAATTCATTCAACTTGAGAATGAGAGAGAAGGCAGGATTGGGGTTGTGCGATCCATCAGGCTTTACCTTGATTGAGAGCATGGTGGCGATGGCTATTCTTGCAACGGGGCTCTTGGCCTTGGCAGGCATGCAGAGTATTTCGTTAACGCGCAATGTCGACTCGACGGAACTCACACGTGCAACCAATTTGGCGGCGGACATGATCGAGCGAATCCAGAACAATCGGAATAATGTGGCGCAATACGCCATTAACACCGGTAATGCGACGCCATGTCCGCAAAATCCAGTGACGCAAACCATGGCCAAAGGCGATTGCGATCAGTGGGTGCAATTATTGGCAAATCCGCAGGCGTCCGGACTGACGAATGTTCGAGGGGTCATTACGGTCCCTCCAGCGCCAGTCGGTGCGCTGAACGTCTTGCTGAATCAGTATCCGGTTACTGTCACTATTTCATGGACCGGGGCTACGGGAGAAACCAAAGTGGCTCGCCCTAAACAGATCACACTGACAACTGTGATCGCGCCTGAATAAGGATGGGACGGATGGCAGGAGTAGGCACCATGCTGAGAGTTCGTGTCATGCGAAAGGACCAGCGAGGAGTGACGCTGGTTGAATTAATGATCGGTGCCGTGGTGGCGTCACTGGTAGTGGCGGCGGGATTAGCCATGTTGACGATGTCCGAGAAAGCGATGCGCACCAGTGAACAGACGGTCGACACGCAGCAGAATGTTCGTCTCGCCATGGAATTGCTCTCCAGGGACATCAGAATGGCTGGTTATGGACCGATGAGCGGGCCGGTTGGGAATTGCCAGAGCGCTGTTGTGCCGGCGGATCACACGGTCACAGGACCGGATCGCGGACCGGACCGCATCAGCCTGGTTGTCCCGGTTGGCAATCCTGTGGGAACGGCAGGCAATCCACCCTGGGTTTTTAATGCCGACACAGCGATTAATGCCGGGCCTGGCGGGGCGGTGACCATTATTGCCATGCCATCAGCCGCAGTGGTGAGCAACATGGTGACGGAGGCAGGGGGAAGTCTTACCGTGCCTCCGGCGACGGTGTCGATTGGTGGCACTCTGATTGGGACGGTCACGGCGGCCGCCGGCGCCAATCTGACGATCAGTGTGACCGGTCCGCCAATCGAAGGGCCGATGAAGAAAAATACTCCGGTGTATCTGCTGCAATGCATTACCTATCAAATTATTCCGCCTCCCGATGCTGGAGGGCTGTGTAATGGCCGATCGCCGTGTTTGGTGCGAGGAGTGGCCGGCGGCATGACGGCAGGTGTATTGGATTGCACAACGGCGGGAAGCCGGTGCACATCCATTGCCGACGAAATCGAAGATATTCAGTTTGCCTATGCGTGCGACGGGTGTGTCGCAGGCATCAATAGCGGGACCCCCGATCAGATTATCGATAACCAGGGAGGGGCGGCGGGATTTGATCAGGCGGATTTTGTCACGAACAATTCATGGGCGGCGGGCATTATGACGCCGGACAAGATTCGGCTGGCGCAAGTGACGGTGGTGGGCCGGCAACGGCGCGCAGACCAAGGGTTCGGTGAGGCCAACGGGCAAACAAACCAAAGTGTGGCGTTGCAGGTAAGCGATCACCTCCATTCAGATGGCGTGTTTGCCGCGGGCGACTATACCACGCTGACGCCGCCGTACACCTCGACGCGCCGGCGCCTCCTCACTAAAACCGTGGAGCTGCGCAATCTCAGAAAGTAGGGAGCGGTAACGATATGAGGATGATGCGAGCGGCCTCAGGACAGAGGCAGACAGGGAACGAGCGAGGGATTGCCCTCCTGAGTGTCATGATGGTGATGTTGATCATGACGGTGCTCGGGATCGGCGCGTTGACGATGACGGGGCTGGAAAATCGTGTCGCCGGATTTGCCAGTTCGATGGAGGCCTCGGCGGCGGCGGCGGAAGCTTGCGTTCAGACCGGGGTCAAGGTCATTCAGCAAGTGAAGGAGAACGGAGGCGTTGTGCCGACCGCGTTGCTCGATAATCAAACTCCTCCTGGGCCGATTCCTCTGAGCAATAAGACGCAGTTGGAGTCGGAAATCGGAGCCATTAGTGCAGGGGGCGCTGATACGCCGATTGGCCCGCCGTTTCCGGCCGGACTGACTACTGCAGTGCCGAATCTCATTCAGACAGTGGGCGCGTATTCCGTTGTCGGCGACATCGACTATCTCTACAACAGGCAGCGGCCTGGAATGGGGGCTGAACGCCACAATGCCTATCATGCTGCCTATAGTGGTGCGAATGGCGGTACCGATGTGATGTACCGCGTCGATTGCGTGGCGACAAATGTGACGACGGGGATGAGGAGCCGGCTAACAGCCGTCTATGCCTGTTTGGAGAATGAGGGTTGTCAGCGAATTTAGCGTGCGGGTGTGTACTGACAGAGGTTTGCTCCCCTGAAGGAGCGGCGAAGTAGCCGGCCCTTCGAGCACCACCGGGAGGATAGCAATGAAGCATATGAATCAATCGACGCGAGGAACGGGCTTCTGGGCGGCTGCGGCTCTCGGTGTATTGCTGTCGGGCATTCCGGCCGGTGTGTCAGCCCAGAACATGGGAGACTATACCAACTATCCCCTGTTCCTCAGCCAGGCTGTGCCGCCCAATATCTTGTTTCTCGTGGACATGGGCAATTTCACGCTGGAGGCAGCCTATAGTGGGACAAACCACAAGTATCCGATCTCCTTTAAAACGGGGACTGCTACGGCCTCGAAATATGCTGCTAATGTGACAGTTGATAGCCAGACCGGCGACGATTTGGTGGCGGTAGACAACAGTGGTAGCGCAATCAATACGTCAAATGTGACATCGCCAGCCGATCTCTTCGTTTCGACCAAATCTTATTACGGCATGTTCGACCCATTGCGTTGTTATACGACCGACAGCAACAGCTTCAATTACGGATCGGTGAAAACGTCTGTGTCGGCGACGTGTAGTGGATCGTATTGGGATGGCAACTTCCTGAACTGGCTTACTCAGCGCAAAAAGGAAATGATTTATCAGGTGCTCGTGGGCGGGAAGCCGATCCCTGCCCAAGCCAATGCGGACGGGACGGCCAACAACCTGAATGGCGAGCCCAAGACGGGGGAAAACGGCAGCACCGCCAGTTGCAGCAACAATTCCAGCTCCTGCTGGCGTTATGTGAAGTATGTGCCCAATGCCACCTTGAACGGCCGTACCCCGTCGTTGTCGGTGGCCACAGTGAGTCTGTCCGGCGGCAGCACGGTAAATACAGGCATTATATTCGGGGTCGGAGATGGGAAGCTCTTCGTCAACAACGATGGTACCGCAAGTCCTTTCGATGGAACTACAGGAGGAGGTTCCCCCAACCATCTTGAGTATGCGTTGGAGGTGGATTTGACGACCGAGCCCAATGTGCCGGCCGCGTCGGGCGCCGCCACGAGTTGCATTGTGGGCGATCCTGATTACATGGGGCATTTGGCTTGCTACAAGAAAGAACGGTCGCTCGGCCTCTTTCAAACCATGCGCACCGACAATATGCATGTGGGTGTCATGTTTGTGAATGCGTCCACCGGCCAGGGCGGGAGCCTCCAGTTTTCCTACGATGAGGCGTTTAATTCGTCAGATGTGACCAATATCCGCAATGAACAGGTGGAGGCTAATTCTCCTATTGCCGAAGCGCTCTACGAAGGCCTGTGCCTGTTCCGCAAGAGCCAGGGGCCTTGTTACAGCAACAGTGGATCGTGGTCGACCGGGTATAGTTCCGGGGGAATCGGGGCGGTTGGCGACCCCTATTACTTTGCTAGTCTGGGGCAGATGGTCTATTGCGCCAAGTGCTTTGTGCTGATGATCAGCCCGGGTATAGGCGTGAATGATGGTAATGCACCGAATTTGCAGTCGCCGTTCGGCAATCTCTTTAGCGGAACGAACATTGGCGTGGTGAGCAGTGGAGCCGCGGGAGATCGGTTGGACGACGTGGCTTATTATGGACGTACGCACGATTTGCGGAGCGATCTTTCCGGGACTCAAAATGCCGTGTTTTATGCGGTTAACGCCATGGGGGGGCCAACCGGAGCAGCGCTCTTGGCGTCTGCGGCCAAATATGGAGGATTCGAAGACCGCAATAATGACAATGCAGTCGATTTGACCGGCTCCCAGACCTGTACCTACCCCAGTGGATCGAATCTTGGCAGTGGCTCCAGCACCAGCAACCCGGAATGGGACCTCGATAAGGACTGCGTTCCGGACACGTTTTACGATGCGTCCGAGGGCGGCGATCTTGCGGCCCAAATTAATGCCGCGATTGCGGCCATTTTGAAAAAGGCAGCCTCCGGCACCTCGATCTCGGTGCTGGCGACGTCTTCGACGGGAGAAGGCTCACTTTATCAAGCGTTCTTTTATCCCACGACGTTTGAAGGTGTGAACGAAATCAAGTGGACCGGATTTGTGCAAGGCCTCTTTGTCGATGGGTTCGGGAATTTGCGAGAGGATCGCAGCCCCGGTGGCCCTCCGGACGGGAAGCTCGTCTATAGCGACGACAACATTGTGGTAACGAAGAAGGATCCGGTGTCGGGCAATGTCGTGGTGGAGCGGTATCTCGATGTGGCTCCCATGGATGGCCTGCCTGATACGACGACACCCTATGAGACGGTGGGTTTGCGTGAAATGCAGGGGATCTGGGAGGCCGGGAAAAAACTGGCGTTGCGGGATCTGGGGGCCTCTCCCCGTAACCTCATCACCTGGGTTGATCTTGACAATGACGGTGTCGTGGATGTCAACGAGCAGATGGCGTTTAGTACGGGCAATGCCGCGACGCTCAAGCCCTATTTGCGGGCAAGCAGCAGTGGCACGTTTACGGCTACCAATATCATCAATTTCATCCATGGCACCCAGGTCACGGGCATGCGGAATCGGGAGGTCACGGTCGACGGTTCGTTGAAGGTGTGGAAGCTCGGCGATGTGGTGAACTCGAGCCCGACGATCGTCGGTAGTCCGAGAGAGCGATATGACCTGCTGCATGGCGATGCGAGCTATAGTGGTTTCTACAAGCGATGGGCTAAGAGACGGCAGACGGTGTATGTGGGCGCTAACGACGGGATGCTCCATGCTTTTAATGGTGGCTATTACCACAAGGGCGATGATCCGAATACCAGCGGAGTCGAGGAGCATGGGTGGTACACCACGGGGCCGGACGATAACTCAACAGGGCCGGATGTTGGCAAAGAGTTGTGGGGATTCATTCCCTACGCCTTACTGCCGCAACTGATCTGGTATACCCAAACGAATTATACGCATGTCTCGTACGTGGATTTGCAGCCACGGATTACGGATGTGCCGATCTTTACGGAGGAGTCGGCCTGCGGCGGCGGAACGACTCCGACCGCGCTCGGGTGTATTCATCCCGGTGGGTGGGGAACGATCGCGATCGTCGGGCTGCGGTTCGGCGGCAGTTGCGGTGCTTGTGCGGCTGCGTCCGGCGGCAATAATGGCGGTCCGGCATTCCACCTGGTTATGGATCTCAATAACGATGGCGACACGTCTGATGCGGGCGAGGATCGCTATGTGTATAGCGCCTATTACATCCTGGATATCACCGACCCGGACGCAACACCGACGGTGGTGGGGGTATATTCGTCTTCGGATCTTGGGTTGACGACGAGCTTCCCGACGATCGTTCGGATGAATCCGGCCTCGGACAGCAAGACGAGCAATGTCAACGCGAAGTGGTACATGGTGGTTGGGTCCGGGATGCATGGGTACGATGGGCGTGCTGCCGGAGCGGCGAAGATATTCGTGGTGGAGTTGGGAGCTCCGCTTGGGACTGTGCCGACCGTGACCAAGATGCCGGTGGGATCGTGGTCTTCTTTTATAGCCGACCCCGTGACCTATGACCGCGATCTCGATTATCGGGACGATGTGGTCTATGTCGGGCGTGCGATTGACCCGGCGTCAAGCGGTATCGGAGATTGGTCCGGGAAAATGTATCGATTGACAATGGGGGCCTGTAGCACAGCTCCCTGCTCGACCTCGACGTGGGGCATTCCTTCCGGTGCAAACCGGGTTCCCACGGAAATGCTGGATACGTTTAGCTTGCTATCGGGCTGGATGTATCTCGGACCCGTCACGGCGAGTCCGACGATTACGGTTGATGATACGGGAGAAACCTGGGTGTTTTTTGGCACGGGGCGTTTCCTTAGCGTGGCGGATAAAACGAATACAGATACTCAATATCTCGTTGGGCTCAAAGATTCCGTCATGCGGCCTGGCGGATGCACGCAGTCGTCGACGGTGAATTGCTGGGTGGATAATCTCCTCGATGTCTCTGATGTGCAAATCTGCATTAGTTGCGCAACAGGGTCCAATCAAGTGAACGGGGTTGTTGGAACCACTACGTATCCGGCCCTGATTACGCTTGTGAAGGCAATGGATGGTTGGGTCACAACTCTCCCGACATCGAAAGAACGGTCGATTGTTTCGCCAAGCATCCTGTCGGGAGTCGTGCTGTTTCCGACCTTTATTCCGACCAACGATATTTGTGTCGCGGCCGGAGAAAGCAATCTCTATGGGCTCTATTACAAGACCGGCGGACCGCCGTTGGAACCGCTCTTTGGCGTGGACTCATCGGGTAAGGCCATACGAAGTGTTTCTCTGGGTGAGGGTGTGGCCTCCAAAGTAGCAGTCCATCTCGGGCAAGGCGGTGCGTCGGGGTTCATTCAGACCAGCGACTCCAAAGTGACCAATGTCGCATTCAACGGATTGTCTGCGAAGAGCGAATATGTCTCTTGGATTAATCAACGGGATTGATATAGCCGTGAAGCTGGCTGCGAAGAGCCTGAGGAAGGCGCGAGGTAGCACGCCTCGTGCCCGACTCGCCCGTTCAGGGATTGGAGCCTTGTCTCTGCTTGTGTGTTTTCTGTTCTTTGGGTGTCAGCGGAGTTCCCCTGAGAGCCTGACGGCTGTATCTTCGTCGGGTAACCACTCTCCGGGCATCCGCGCGGTCGCAATTCAGCCGGTGCCGCTGGTGTTGACGGGATCCGTCTTTGCCCAAGTCGAAGCGCAGGACATTGATCGGAATCCCCTCCGGTTTCGTTACCAGTGGAGTGTCAATGGTGAGGTGGTGGCCGGGCAGGAGGGCGAGCAGTTATCGGTGGCGATTCTCAAGCGCGGTGATCGGGTGTCGGTGCAGGTTTGGCCGCATGACGGGATTATCGAAGGGGCTTCGATGACCAGTGAGCCAGTGGTTGTCGGCAATTCCCCGCCTGTCGGATCTGGTCTGGAG is drawn from Nitrospira sp. and contains these coding sequences:
- a CDS encoding GspH/FimT family pseudopilin, with amino-acid sequence MSVDEEYGFSLIELMTIVAVVGVVAALAVPDLLALSRRMQIDLFARELASELRQAKQLAMTQRDRVYLTVDRGQRAILAQVGTARVPHHIFSYAERAMELDEPSAGPELVFHPSGRSATATTIRFHNAQGENGALTVSLTGRVSIQ
- a CDS encoding prepilin-type N-terminal cleavage/methylation domain-containing protein, with protein sequence MGEGGVSLIEAMVAMVIAGIVLMGAMSALQISVRQAQQGVMKTRALALAQGRLEAKRSVRWEALLQDDMNHDGIVDVVMNDAGESKDAAPGDGTYTGTWAQDGVSLEWTVAMDRPGQLSAAGFVVIRATAKYEALGEYKTVHVATVRANPAFVGD
- a CDS encoding GspE/PulE family protein codes for the protein MTTQMSKASVNHGVVVEQMVSLVCRATPVRSTVERQVLHLLVQRDVVTLVEMEDVLESLRLGEGDLEAVLLDQYRVPKAELGAALGEVYQCPYIPYEERTVVDPGLLKNLSVDYLRKNAWVPLQREGSVVTILIGHPSDAAKRDDVRRAFPGATIRYAVGLRRDIEQYLLAATGQAARATLTDILGELVREAGNDPGGEGVDCGITEHDSAIVRLANHIIAEAHRLQASDVHIEPYANRKDTAVRFRVDGTCFTFMRIPAACRRAIVSRLKIMAHLDIAERRKPQDGKIRYRLAKDQEIELRVATLPTAGGNEDVVMRLLTTKDTMALEAMECAPEVLRHITDLAERPYGMFLCVGPTGAGKTTTLHAVLKHINTDERKIWTAEDPIEITQDGLRQVQIHPKIGFTFAAAMRSFLRADPDVIMIGEMRDRETADIAIEASLTGHLVLSTLHTNSAAETVTRLLEMGCDAFNFADAMLGVLAQRLCKRLCSSCKEAYQPTQQEYDELVMAYGAHEWERLGLKNSSNMMLWRGRGCTACNQSGFKGRVALHELLVGSDEIKRLIQAKARTLEIASQAMREGMVTLRQHGIQKVLQGVTTYRQVRSVAMK
- a CDS encoding prepilin-type N-terminal cleavage/methylation domain-containing protein, translated to MPFATETSGAMGVSSESEGCVEMFNCHLVRRLQTERGFTLIEVMIVVAIIGIAAALAGPSYTEWIARSQLREAISEVQHQLALARITAMSRNTSVTVTLTLANGSLGISTTNAATGAVVSATQTMSTPQVVTLNVGPSPGWTSMATTAVSFNSMGMRVGGPGAAANQELALVNTRGVQYALKVTPRGIANWCPDAVCL
- a CDS encoding prepilin-type N-terminal cleavage/methylation domain-containing protein, with product MNSFNLRMREKAGLGLCDPSGFTLIESMVAMAILATGLLALAGMQSISLTRNVDSTELTRATNLAADMIERIQNNRNNVAQYAINTGNATPCPQNPVTQTMAKGDCDQWVQLLANPQASGLTNVRGVITVPPAPVGALNVLLNQYPVTVTISWTGATGETKVARPKQITLTTVIAPE
- a CDS encoding PilW family protein codes for the protein MLRVRVMRKDQRGVTLVELMIGAVVASLVVAAGLAMLTMSEKAMRTSEQTVDTQQNVRLAMELLSRDIRMAGYGPMSGPVGNCQSAVVPADHTVTGPDRGPDRISLVVPVGNPVGTAGNPPWVFNADTAINAGPGGAVTIIAMPSAAVVSNMVTEAGGSLTVPPATVSIGGTLIGTVTAAAGANLTISVTGPPIEGPMKKNTPVYLLQCITYQIIPPPDAGGLCNGRSPCLVRGVAGGMTAGVLDCTTAGSRCTSIADEIEDIQFAYACDGCVAGINSGTPDQIIDNQGGAAGFDQADFVTNNSWAAGIMTPDKIRLAQVTVVGRQRRADQGFGEANGQTNQSVALQVSDHLHSDGVFAAGDYTTLTPPYTSTRRRLLTKTVELRNLRK